The Acidimicrobiales bacterium genome includes the window TCGGCCGCCGCGGCCGCGAGGAGCTCCTCGGCCGCGCCCCTCGTCGCCGCGCTGTCCGGCGTGCCGGCCAGCATGCGGGAGAGCTCGGCCACCCGCTCGTCGCCCTGGACCCGCCCGGCCGTCGCCACCGTGACCAGGCCCTCGTCCCGCTTGGCCACCGTGAGGTGGTCGTCGGCGAACGCCGCCACCTGGGGCAGGTGGGTGACGACCAGCACCTGGCGATCGGCGGCCAGCGCGGCGAGCGCCCGGCCGACGGCGATCGCCGCCATGCCCCCGATGCCGGCGTCGACCTCGTCGAACACCAGGGTGCCGGGCCCCTCGCCGTCGCTTGCCCGGCCGGGCCCGAGCGCGAGGCGAAGGGCAAGCATGGCCCGCGCCAGCTCCCCGCCCGAGGCCACCTTCGTGAGCGGGAGCAGCGATCCGCCCCGGTTGGCGGCGAGCAGGAACGTGACGTCGTCGGCCGGGTCGGGCCCGTCGACCTCGACCGCCACCCGGGCGCCGGCCATGGCGAGGTCGGCCAGGTGCGCCTCGACGGCCTCGGCCAGCGGGCCGGCCGCGGCCCGCCGGGCGGCGGCGACGGCGGCGGCGGCCGTCGCCTCGTCGGCCCGGGCGGCGGCCAGCTCGGCCTCGAGCGCGGCGGCCCGCTCGTCGTGGGACGCCAGCTCGTCCATCCGCGCCCTGGCCTCGTCGGCGTAGGCCAGCACCTCGGCGAGGGTGTCGCCGTACTTGCGGCGGAGCTCGGCCAGCAGGCGGCGCCTGGCCCGCACCTCCTCCAGGCGCTCGGGGTCGTCCTCCAGGGTCTCGGCCAGGTCGCGGGCGTCGGCCGCGGCGTCGCCGACCTCGGCGGCGAGCGACCGCAGCCGCTCCTCGAGCGACCGCAGCGGCGCCCGCCCGGCCACGGCGGCGACGGCCGCCCCGATGGCGTCGACCGCCCCGCCGTCGGCGACCAGCGCGTGGTGGGCGGCGGCGGCCGCCTCCCGGTGGGCGGTCGCGCCGGCGAGGCGGTCCTCCTCGGCCTCCAGGTCCTCGTCCTCGTCGGGCCCGGCGACGGCGGCCGCGTCCAGCTCGGCGACCTGGAAGCGCAGCAGGTCGAGCTCCCTCGCCCTCGCCCTGGCGTCGCCGCCCAGCCCGTCGAGCGCCTTGGTCACCTGGGCCACCCGCGCCCTCGCCGCCCGCAGCGGCCCGAGGTCCACGCCGCCGACGAGGTCCAGTGCGGCCCGCTGGGTGGCCGGCGACAGCAGCGACTGATGGGCGTGCTGGCCGTGCAGGTCGACCAGGCGGGCGCCGAGCTCGACCAGGGTGGCGACCGCGGCCAGCCGGCCGTTCACGTAGGCCCGGGACCGGCCGGTGCGGGGCACGACCCGGGTGAGGACGACCTCGTCGTCGCCGTCGAGGAAGCGGCCCTCCACCCTGGCCTCGTCCGCCCCCGCCCGCACCATCACGGGGTCGGCCCGCCCGCCAACCAGCAGCTCGATGGCCTCGACGACGAGGGTCTTGCCCGCGCCGGTCTCGCCCGTGAGGGCGGTCATCCCGGGGCCGAGCACGACGGACAGGTCGGCGATGACCCCGAGGTCGGTGACGGCGAGCTCGAGCAGCATGGCGGCCGGTCATCGGTCGTTGAGACCGAACTTCTCCTTCAGGATCCGGTGGAAGTCGCGGGGGCGGAACGTCACGAGGCGGGCGGTGCGGTCCGAGGCCGTGCACACGACGGCGTCGCCCTGGGCGAGCTCGCCGAGGTTGCGCCCGTCGACCGACAGG containing:
- the recN gene encoding DNA repair protein RecN, which codes for MLLELAVTDLGVIADLSVVLGPGMTALTGETGAGKTLVVEAIELLVGGRADPVMVRAGADEARVEGRFLDGDDEVVLTRVVPRTGRSRAYVNGRLAAVATLVELGARLVDLHGQHAHQSLLSPATQRAALDLVGGVDLGPLRAARARVAQVTKALDGLGGDARARARELDLLRFQVAELDAAAVAGPDEDEDLEAEEDRLAGATAHREAAAAAHHALVADGGAVDAIGAAVAAVAGRAPLRSLEERLRSLAAEVGDAAADARDLAETLEDDPERLEEVRARRRLLAELRRKYGDTLAEVLAYADEARARMDELASHDERAAALEAELAAARADEATAAAAVAAARRAAAGPLAEAVEAHLADLAMAGARVAVEVDGPDPADDVTFLLAANRGGSLLPLTKVASGGELARAMLALRLALGPGRASDGEGPGTLVFDEVDAGIGGMAAIAVGRALAALAADRQVLVVTHLPQVAAFADDHLTVAKRDEGLVTVATAGRVQGDERVAELSRMLAGTPDSAATRGAAEELLAAAAAERRALAAREAG